Proteins encoded by one window of Emticicia oligotrophica DSM 17448:
- a CDS encoding Uma2 family endonuclease codes for MNAIAKHSKYRLGGKQVTKKIPQPKLLTYENYVKLTPPNSGNFERLNGRIFFISSPKPRHQRISLRLSYYLGGFIIENNLEELFAAPMDVLFTPHDTFQPDLLFITKDRLSIIGENKIEGTPDLVIEILSPSNDANEAERRPMSYKRHIYESKGVKEYWLINIENQTLTLYKQTDNELRWQSDFQKNKH; via the coding sequence ATGAATGCAATAGCGAAACATTCAAAATATAGGCTCGGCGGAAAACAGGTTACGAAGAAAATTCCGCAACCTAAGTTACTTACGTATGAAAATTACGTAAAGTTAACACCACCCAATAGTGGGAATTTTGAACGACTCAACGGCAGAATATTTTTTATATCATCACCTAAACCACGACACCAACGAATCAGTCTTCGATTAAGCTACTATCTTGGAGGATTTATTATTGAAAATAATCTTGAAGAATTATTCGCCGCTCCAATGGATGTGCTGTTTACGCCTCATGATACTTTTCAACCTGATTTACTCTTTATTACAAAAGACAGGCTCAGTATCATTGGTGAAAATAAAATTGAAGGAACTCCAGATTTAGTTATTGAAATTCTTTCTCCTTCAAACGATGCCAATGAAGCGGAACGCCGCCCGATGTCCTACAAAAGACATATTTATGAAAGTAAAGGCGTGAAAGAATACTGGCTCATCAATATTGAAAACCAAACATTGACACTCTATAAACAAACAGATAATGAGCTCCGCTGGCAAAGCGACTTTCAAAAAAACAAACATTAA
- a CDS encoding GntR family transcriptional regulator has translation MKTPLYRQIQANLKEKITSGIYEEGGLLPSENDLCSEFSATRMTVRQALNELVREGYITRQHGKGSIVSASRKSLGLLSLKGWTEVVVASDRHGKTLVLEGPVLKPLDDMIFMPLLEGEAKDDFIFFKRLRLVEDSPVMFEQTYIPNKNLPNFIEEPLLEGSLFRTLLIRYHVDVQSMSQEVRAIAADKETASLLKIKQKSPVLHLLRKYKTSVEGFFLYSSIYCNTEKFAISSFN, from the coding sequence ATGAAAACACCACTTTATCGACAAATTCAAGCTAATTTAAAAGAAAAAATCACTTCGGGTATTTATGAGGAAGGTGGGTTATTGCCTTCTGAAAATGACCTTTGTAGCGAGTTTAGTGCTACCCGCATGACCGTGCGACAAGCCCTAAACGAACTCGTGCGTGAAGGATATATCACCCGTCAGCATGGCAAAGGAAGCATTGTTTCGGCCAGTAGAAAATCACTTGGATTGCTTTCATTAAAAGGTTGGACAGAGGTAGTGGTTGCAAGCGATAGGCACGGAAAAACTTTGGTTTTAGAAGGCCCTGTACTTAAGCCACTAGATGATATGATTTTTATGCCATTGCTCGAAGGTGAGGCTAAAGATGATTTTATTTTTTTTAAACGTTTGCGTTTGGTTGAAGATTCACCAGTGATGTTTGAGCAAACTTATATTCCAAATAAAAATTTGCCAAATTTCATTGAAGAACCTTTGTTAGAAGGCTCTCTTTTCCGAACTTTGCTTATCAGATACCATGTAGATGTGCAAAGCATGAGCCAAGAAGTAAGAGCGATTGCGGCCGATAAAGAAACAGCTAGTTTATTGAAAATTAAACAAAAATCGCCAGTTTTGCATCTGTTACGCAAGTATAAAACTTCAGTTGAAGGTTTTTTCTTGTATAGCTCTATTTATTGTAATACTGAAAAATTTGCCATAAGTAGTTTTAACTGA
- a CDS encoding cob(I)yrinic acid a,c-diamide adenosyltransferase translates to MKIYTKTGDEGTTSLVGGTRISKADLKIEAYGTVDELNSWIGLVRDQPINDARKAILKEIQDRLFTIGSDLASEPEQVRRKKIPDLFETDIALLEQEMDKMDTELPALRAFILPGGNQSVSYTHIARTVCRRAERLSIRLSKEEEVNPLIIKYLNRLSDYLFVLSRKMTQELGSEEVNWKPRI, encoded by the coding sequence ATGAAAATTTATACAAAAACGGGTGACGAAGGTACAACCTCTCTGGTAGGAGGAACACGCATAAGCAAGGCAGATTTAAAAATCGAAGCTTACGGAACTGTTGATGAACTCAACTCATGGATTGGTTTAGTGCGAGACCAGCCAATCAATGATGCGAGAAAGGCAATTTTAAAGGAAATCCAAGACCGATTATTTACCATTGGCTCTGATTTAGCTTCCGAGCCAGAGCAAGTACGCAGAAAGAAAATCCCAGATTTATTTGAGACAGACATAGCGTTACTAGAGCAAGAAATGGATAAAATGGACACCGAACTTCCTGCATTAAGAGCTTTTATTCTACCCGGAGGGAATCAATCGGTTTCATATACTCACATTGCCCGAACTGTCTGTCGACGTGCAGAACGTCTTTCTATTCGTCTATCTAAGGAAGAAGAAGTAAATCCTTTAATTATCAAATACTTAAACCGCCTATCTGATTATTTATTTGTATTATCCCGCAAAATGACACAAGAATTGGGCAGTGAAGAGGTTAACTGGAAACCTCGGATTTAA
- the purH gene encoding bifunctional phosphoribosylaminoimidazolecarboxamide formyltransferase/IMP cyclohydrolase: MTKKIKSALISVYYKDGLDKIVQLLHEHDVQIFSTGGTQSFIENMGIPVTAVEDLTSYPSIFGGRVKTLHPKVFGGILYRRDNEGDVQTAAQFEIPSIDLVIVDLYPFTETVASGASEEDIIEKIDIGGISLIRGAAKNFNDVLIVSSRDQYDDVFEILKAKGCATDLEDRRRYAKEGFQMSSSYDTAIHNYFADDVYASTQSFNLLPKKVLRYGENPHQAATFYGDLDAMFEQIHGKELSYNNLMDVEACVRLIDEFNETSFVIVKHNNACGVASAATAKDAYVNALACDPVSAFGGVIISNANIDLATAEELHKLFFEILIAPSFDADALEILKKKKDRRLLIRKPVEVSKKQFRTLLNGVLEQDKDNSIETAENFTVATEKAPTQEDIKALEFALKICKHLKSNNVVLAKDGQMLACGVGQTSRVDALKQAIDKAAAFGFDLNGAAMASEAFFPFADCVEIAHKAGITTVVQPGGSIRDKDSIDYCNANGLSMVMTGVRHFLH, encoded by the coding sequence ATGACCAAGAAAATCAAATCGGCACTTATTTCGGTTTATTACAAAGACGGTTTAGATAAAATCGTACAGTTGCTTCACGAACATGACGTCCAAATCTTTTCGACTGGTGGAACCCAAAGCTTTATCGAAAATATGGGCATTCCTGTAACAGCTGTAGAAGACCTTACCAGTTACCCTTCTATTTTTGGAGGGCGTGTAAAGACCCTTCACCCAAAGGTTTTCGGAGGTATTCTTTACCGTCGTGACAACGAGGGCGATGTTCAAACTGCGGCTCAATTCGAAATTCCTTCGATTGACTTGGTAATTGTTGATTTATATCCATTTACAGAGACCGTTGCTTCGGGTGCGAGCGAAGAAGATATTATTGAGAAAATTGATATTGGCGGAATCTCATTGATTCGTGGGGCTGCAAAAAACTTCAACGATGTATTGATTGTTTCTTCGCGTGACCAGTACGATGATGTTTTCGAAATTTTAAAAGCAAAAGGTTGTGCAACTGACCTCGAAGATCGTCGTCGTTATGCCAAAGAAGGCTTCCAGATGAGTTCTAGCTACGATACAGCTATACACAATTATTTTGCTGATGATGTATATGCTTCAACACAAAGCTTTAATCTTTTACCTAAAAAGGTATTACGTTATGGCGAGAATCCTCATCAAGCAGCTACTTTCTATGGCGATTTAGACGCCATGTTTGAGCAAATCCATGGCAAAGAATTATCATATAATAATTTGATGGATGTTGAGGCTTGTGTACGCCTAATTGATGAGTTTAACGAAACATCTTTTGTTATCGTGAAGCACAACAACGCTTGTGGCGTAGCTTCGGCTGCTACAGCTAAAGATGCTTATGTAAACGCATTGGCTTGCGACCCAGTTTCAGCTTTTGGGGGTGTAATTATTTCAAATGCTAATATTGATTTAGCTACTGCCGAAGAACTACATAAATTATTCTTTGAGATTCTGATTGCTCCAAGCTTTGATGCAGATGCTTTAGAAATCTTGAAAAAGAAAAAAGACCGTCGATTACTTATCAGAAAACCAGTTGAAGTTAGTAAGAAGCAATTCCGTACTTTACTCAACGGCGTTTTAGAACAAGATAAAGATAATTCAATTGAAACTGCCGAAAACTTCACCGTTGCTACTGAAAAAGCTCCAACACAAGAAGATATTAAGGCTTTAGAATTTGCCTTAAAGATTTGTAAACACTTAAAATCAAACAATGTGGTGTTGGCAAAAGATGGACAAATGTTGGCTTGTGGTGTTGGTCAAACTTCACGTGTGGATGCCCTTAAACAAGCAATCGACAAAGCTGCAGCTTTTGGTTTCGACCTAAACGGAGCGGCAATGGCTTCTGAGGCGTTCTTCCCGTTTGCTGATTGCGTTGAGATTGCTCACAAAGCAGGTATCACAACAGTGGTTCAACCAGGTGGTTCGATTCGTGATAAAGATTCGATTGATTATTGCAATGCTAATGGCCTTTCAATGGTAATGACTGGTGTAAGACATTTCTTGCATTAA
- a CDS encoding DUF1648 domain-containing protein, with protein MSILNVFFNFWRKASMPLLVGVLMLCYFTLPESVAVHHTESGNPDGFVDKQDLFYMSFGIIIVFNLLWGVLKTQVLKINFAKLNPMSVWAKSPEQLSGLIEGWFNAFLALTNTFLAFVLLGVRRINSTENQKLDFDYNWVLVVGFVLLIILIFILPIRLLFTNPSEEQA; from the coding sequence ATGTCAATACTCAACGTTTTTTTTAATTTTTGGCGAAAAGCCTCTATGCCTTTATTGGTTGGTGTACTTATGCTTTGCTACTTTACTTTACCCGAAAGTGTAGCCGTACATCATACCGAAAGTGGTAATCCTGATGGTTTTGTTGATAAGCAAGATTTGTTCTATATGTCCTTCGGCATTATCATCGTTTTTAATCTTTTGTGGGGAGTTTTGAAAACCCAAGTGCTAAAAATCAACTTTGCGAAACTGAATCCGATGAGCGTTTGGGCGAAAAGTCCTGAGCAATTAAGTGGCTTAATTGAAGGTTGGTTTAATGCCTTTTTAGCACTTACAAATACCTTTTTAGCTTTTGTTTTGTTGGGTGTGCGTCGAATCAATAGCACGGAAAATCAAAAACTCGACTTTGATTATAATTGGGTTTTGGTTGTTGGTTTTGTTTTGCTCATCATCTTGATTTTTATCTTACCAATCAGATTGTTGTTTACTAATCCAAGCGAAGAACAAGCATAA
- a CDS encoding 3'-5' exonuclease: MRKIIFFDTETTGLPKYYNAPISQLYNWPRLVQLAFIEYYEDGSLAAKHNYIIRPEGFTIPQSATLIHRISHEKARSEGHSLKEVLNIFQQASNEAAILIAHNFDFDKSIIGAEFLRNSMDLQSFLNKRSFCTMKDQNIINFCQIRGTNGLKWPKLEDLYWKIFQEKMPEAHDAFFDTQATARCFWELLIRGIIKA; the protein is encoded by the coding sequence ATGCGAAAAATCATTTTTTTTGATACTGAAACCACTGGCCTACCCAAGTATTACAACGCTCCAATTTCACAGCTCTACAACTGGCCTCGACTCGTTCAATTGGCATTTATAGAATACTACGAAGATGGCTCTTTAGCTGCCAAACATAATTATATCATTCGCCCCGAAGGTTTTACAATTCCACAAAGTGCTACGTTAATTCATCGAATTTCTCATGAAAAAGCACGTTCAGAAGGGCATTCGCTCAAAGAAGTTTTAAACATTTTTCAGCAAGCAAGCAACGAAGCCGCCATATTGATTGCTCATAATTTCGATTTCGATAAATCAATTATTGGGGCCGAATTTCTCCGTAATTCAATGGATTTACAAAGCTTTTTAAATAAACGAAGCTTTTGCACGATGAAAGACCAAAATATTATAAATTTCTGTCAAATTAGAGGAACAAATGGCCTCAAATGGCCGAAATTAGAAGATTTATATTGGAAGATTTTTCAAGAAAAAATGCCCGAAGCACACGATGCTTTCTTTGATACCCAAGCCACTGCACGTTGTTTTTGGGAATTATTGATTCGAGGCATTATTAAGGCGTGA
- a CDS encoding Gfo/Idh/MocA family protein gives MKKIKVAVVGTGFIGPAHIEALRRLPNVEVLGLCEANIDLAKDKAASLGIERAYIFEDLLKDSEIECVHVCTPNFLHYSQSKALLLAGKHVVCEKPLATKIEEAEELVKLAAETGLVNAVHFNLRYYPLVRQMRTMREKGDLGEIYSIMGSYLQDWLFYQTDYNWRLEPDKSGDSRAIADIGSHLLDVTEYITGLKITAVMADFNTVHKTRLKPLKAIETYSGKMLEPSDYQEVPINTEDHASVLLRFDNGAKGSVTVSQVSAGRKNRLNIEISGSVSNFEWCSEKPNEMWIGKRDGANQQLMKDPSLFYREAQSLISFPGGHNEGFPDTSKQLFKEVYAAVAAGKQPENPTYPTFADGLRELIICERIIESHRKEAWVNI, from the coding sequence ATGAAAAAAATCAAAGTTGCCGTTGTAGGCACAGGTTTTATCGGGCCAGCTCATATTGAAGCCCTCCGTCGTTTACCAAATGTTGAAGTCTTAGGGCTATGTGAAGCAAACATTGATTTAGCGAAAGACAAAGCAGCTTCTTTGGGTATCGAGCGTGCGTATATTTTCGAAGATTTATTGAAAGATTCGGAAATTGAATGTGTACACGTATGTACGCCAAATTTCTTGCACTACTCACAATCGAAGGCTCTTTTGTTGGCTGGCAAACACGTAGTATGCGAAAAACCTTTAGCCACTAAAATTGAAGAAGCTGAAGAATTAGTAAAGTTAGCTGCTGAAACTGGTTTAGTGAATGCAGTTCACTTTAATTTAAGATATTATCCGCTGGTTCGTCAGATGAGAACTATGCGTGAGAAAGGTGATTTAGGCGAAATCTACTCAATTATGGGTAGCTATTTACAAGATTGGCTTTTCTATCAAACTGATTACAACTGGCGTTTAGAACCAGATAAATCAGGCGATTCAAGAGCCATTGCTGATATTGGTTCGCACCTTTTAGATGTTACTGAGTATATTACAGGTTTAAAAATCACTGCTGTAATGGCCGATTTTAATACTGTACACAAAACTCGTTTGAAGCCACTTAAAGCAATTGAAACCTATTCTGGTAAAATGCTTGAACCATCTGATTACCAAGAAGTGCCAATCAATACAGAAGACCACGCAAGTGTACTTTTAAGATTTGATAACGGAGCTAAAGGTAGCGTAACTGTAAGCCAAGTTTCGGCTGGACGTAAAAATCGTTTGAATATTGAGATTTCTGGTTCGGTTTCTAATTTCGAATGGTGCTCTGAAAAACCAAACGAAATGTGGATTGGCAAACGTGATGGTGCAAACCAACAATTGATGAAAGATCCATCGTTGTTCTATCGTGAAGCTCAAAGCTTGATTAGCTTCCCTGGTGGTCATAACGAAGGTTTCCCAGATACATCTAAGCAATTATTTAAAGAAGTTTATGCCGCTGTAGCAGCAGGAAAACAACCTGAAAATCCAACGTATCCAACATTTGCTGATGGTTTACGTGAGTTGATTATTTGCGAAAGAATTATCGAAAGTCACCGTAAAGAAGCTTGGGTGAATATCTGA
- the deoC gene encoding deoxyribose-phosphate aldolase yields MKYSLHQIAKMIDHSLLHPTMTDADLIAGCELAKHYDVATVCIKPYFVKQANELLKDSDVKVCTVVGFPHGSSTIQQKVSETRQACKDGATEIDMVVNVGKVLSEDWRYVKKEINAILKESHKHGAILKVIFENDFLPKDKLKIKLCKICSIVGVEFVKTSTGYGYVKQANGDYNYKGATEHDLLLMRKYSSENVQIKAAGGVRTLDGLLKVMDIGVTRLGATATATIIEDAKKRLGLVSENVKDSTIGY; encoded by the coding sequence ATGAAGTATTCTCTCCACCAAATTGCCAAAATGATTGACCATTCCTTGCTTCATCCAACCATGACAGATGCTGATTTGATTGCAGGTTGTGAGTTAGCCAAGCATTATGATGTGGCCACAGTGTGTATTAAACCATATTTTGTGAAGCAAGCTAACGAGCTTCTGAAAGATTCTGATGTGAAAGTGTGTACAGTAGTAGGTTTTCCGCATGGAAGCAGTACTATCCAACAGAAAGTGTCCGAAACACGTCAAGCTTGTAAAGATGGAGCTACTGAAATAGACATGGTTGTAAATGTTGGGAAAGTTTTATCGGAAGATTGGCGATATGTAAAGAAAGAAATCAATGCTATTTTAAAGGAAAGCCATAAACATGGAGCAATATTAAAAGTGATTTTCGAGAATGATTTTCTACCAAAGGATAAACTAAAAATAAAACTATGTAAAATATGTAGCATTGTAGGGGTGGAGTTCGTAAAAACCTCTACTGGATACGGCTATGTCAAACAAGCCAATGGCGACTATAACTATAAAGGAGCCACCGAACATGATTTATTGTTGATGCGTAAATATTCTTCAGAGAATGTACAAATTAAAGCGGCAGGAGGGGTTCGAACCCTTGATGGGCTTTTGAAAGTAATGGATATAGGAGTCACTCGCCTTGGAGCAACTGCTACGGCAACCATCATCGAAGATGCAAAAAAGCGTTTAGGATTAGTTTCAGAGAATGTTAAAGACTCAACAATTGGTTATTAA
- a CDS encoding APC family permease, which translates to MANFKKEIKLYDAVMLVSGSMIGSGIFIVSADVARQVGSTGWLLASWLLAGVLTMLGALCYGELTAMFPQAGGQYVFLQKAYGKLTGFLYGWSFFAVIQTGTIAAVAVAFAKYSGVLFPEIISDKHEFFALGDTSFKLTSQRLLAIVSIIILTYANTRGVKEGKIIQNIFSTTKLGAIAMLIILGSILGANSDVIAQNFSNLFEATNTVKIDGQWVTTAIGGFGIILALGVTQVGTLFSSDAWNGLTFAGDEVVNPQKTIPRGLMIGTILVTALYLLMNITYLCILPMKGNPEGADVMSRGIQFASEDRVAAAAAQVIGGQGFSVVVAILIMISTFGCNNGLILSGARVYYTMAKDGLFFKNFGQLSEAGVPKNALWWQCFWASFLCLTGKYGDLLDYLMGVVILFYAFTIYGIFILRKKLPDVERPIKAPGYPILPMLYVIVASIIVLILVKEKPQFTYPGLGIVAIGIPVYFWFNSKKE; encoded by the coding sequence TTGGCAAATTTCAAAAAAGAAATCAAGCTATACGATGCCGTTATGCTGGTATCGGGCTCAATGATTGGCTCTGGTATTTTTATCGTTAGTGCCGATGTGGCACGTCAGGTTGGTTCTACTGGCTGGCTATTGGCTTCATGGCTATTGGCGGGTGTATTGACCATGCTCGGAGCATTATGCTACGGAGAACTAACCGCCATGTTTCCTCAAGCAGGTGGACAGTACGTTTTTCTACAAAAAGCATACGGAAAACTTACAGGATTTCTCTATGGCTGGTCGTTTTTCGCAGTAATTCAAACAGGTACTATTGCAGCAGTTGCAGTTGCCTTTGCGAAGTACTCAGGAGTATTATTTCCAGAAATTATTAGTGACAAACACGAGTTTTTCGCCTTGGGAGATACCTCCTTTAAACTTACTTCGCAACGCCTCTTGGCTATTGTGAGTATCATCATTCTGACCTACGCCAATACCAGAGGTGTAAAAGAAGGCAAAATCATTCAAAATATATTTAGTACAACAAAGCTTGGAGCCATTGCGATGTTAATCATCTTAGGCTCTATTCTCGGAGCGAATAGTGATGTAATTGCTCAAAACTTTTCAAACCTTTTTGAGGCTACAAATACTGTCAAAATTGATGGGCAATGGGTAACTACCGCTATCGGAGGTTTTGGAATTATATTGGCTTTAGGTGTGACGCAAGTAGGAACATTATTTTCGAGCGATGCTTGGAATGGACTTACTTTTGCGGGAGATGAAGTAGTAAATCCACAAAAAACGATTCCAAGAGGATTGATGATTGGAACTATCTTAGTAACAGCTCTATACTTACTTATGAATATCACGTACCTGTGCATTTTGCCCATGAAAGGCAATCCTGAAGGAGCTGATGTAATGAGTCGAGGAATTCAGTTTGCCTCAGAAGATAGGGTTGCTGCTGCTGCTGCACAAGTAATTGGTGGACAAGGCTTTTCGGTAGTTGTGGCAATACTGATTATGATTTCAACTTTCGGCTGTAATAATGGGCTGATTCTTTCGGGAGCACGTGTATATTATACAATGGCGAAAGATGGTTTATTCTTCAAGAATTTTGGACAATTAAGCGAAGCAGGTGTGCCTAAAAATGCACTTTGGTGGCAATGTTTCTGGGCCAGCTTCCTTTGTTTAACTGGAAAATATGGCGATTTGCTCGATTATCTCATGGGTGTAGTTATTCTTTTCTATGCCTTTACTATTTACGGAATCTTTATTTTACGTAAAAAACTACCTGATGTCGAACGTCCAATTAAAGCACCTGGCTACCCAATTTTACCAATGCTTTATGTAATCGTGGCTTCAATCATCGTATTGATATTAGTGAAAGAAAAACCACAATTTACTTATCCAGGTCTTGGAATTGTGGCAATCGGAATTCCAGTATATTTCTGGTTCAATAGTAAGAAAGAATAA
- a CDS encoding amino acid permease, translating into MNNSLFRRKDVGQAIKETEERESEHSLAKILGVRDLTLLGIAAIIGAGIFSTIGLASFNGGPAVSLLFVFVAIACVFTALSYAQFASMVPVSGSAYTYAYVSFGEVLAWIIGWALILEYAVSNMVVAISWSSYFTSMLEGFGIHFPTWLAVDYTTAKEAFEAVQAGGSDINQGTKTLATAFQEAPSLGFLKIIFNLPAGLITVLITSLCYIGIKESRNASNFLVGLKLLVILLVIVAGVFYVKPANWSPFAPNGVQGVLSGVAAVFFAFIGFDSISTTAEEAKNPQRDLPRAMILCLIICTILYVLISLVLTGMVNYTELNVADPLAYVFSKVGFDAVAGIISVSAVVAITSALLAYQIGQPRIWMTMSRDGLLGKKFGEIHPKFKTPSFATIITGILVAVPSLFFKMSFFVDLTSVGTFFAFILVCAGVLYLDVKGLSKDAKFKIPYINAKYLCGILMLGALYFTYSQGNVVQHLEEKPLLMVFWLVWASLSVMSFKYNFSLLPIFGILTNLYLMTELGWSNWRMFIIWMVIGLVIYFAYGYKNSKLAKE; encoded by the coding sequence ATGAATAATTCTCTTTTTAGAAGAAAAGACGTAGGTCAAGCCATCAAAGAAACCGAAGAACGTGAAAGCGAGCACTCTCTTGCCAAAATATTGGGGGTGAGAGATTTAACACTTCTCGGAATTGCCGCTATCATTGGAGCAGGAATTTTTAGTACAATCGGATTAGCCAGTTTCAACGGTGGTCCTGCTGTATCCTTATTATTTGTTTTTGTCGCAATTGCCTGTGTTTTCACCGCACTCAGCTATGCTCAATTTGCTTCGATGGTTCCTGTGAGTGGAAGTGCTTATACTTACGCATACGTTTCATTCGGAGAAGTTTTAGCATGGATAATTGGTTGGGCCTTGATTCTCGAATACGCCGTATCAAATATGGTAGTAGCAATTTCATGGTCAAGCTATTTTACTTCTATGCTTGAAGGTTTTGGCATCCATTTCCCTACTTGGTTAGCCGTAGATTACACCACAGCTAAAGAAGCATTCGAGGCCGTACAAGCGGGAGGTAGCGATATTAACCAAGGAACAAAAACCTTAGCCACTGCTTTTCAAGAAGCTCCAAGCTTGGGCTTTTTAAAAATTATCTTTAATCTTCCTGCGGGTTTAATTACTGTTCTGATAACCTCTCTTTGTTATATTGGTATTAAGGAATCACGCAATGCCAGCAATTTTTTGGTTGGTTTAAAATTACTCGTAATACTTTTAGTGATTGTAGCAGGCGTTTTTTATGTGAAACCTGCCAATTGGTCGCCGTTTGCACCGAATGGCGTTCAAGGCGTTCTGAGTGGTGTAGCAGCTGTATTCTTTGCATTTATAGGTTTTGATTCGATTTCAACTACGGCCGAAGAAGCAAAGAACCCCCAACGCGATTTACCACGTGCCATGATTTTGTGCTTGATTATTTGTACAATTCTCTACGTATTGATTTCATTGGTACTCACGGGAATGGTTAATTATACCGAATTAAACGTAGCTGACCCTTTGGCTTATGTTTTCTCAAAAGTTGGTTTCGATGCAGTAGCTGGTATTATCTCTGTAAGTGCCGTAGTGGCAATTACGAGTGCATTATTAGCCTATCAGATTGGTCAGCCACGTATTTGGATGACGATGAGTCGTGATGGACTTCTAGGAAAGAAATTTGGCGAAATTCACCCGAAATTTAAAACACCAAGTTTTGCCACAATTATCACTGGAATATTGGTGGCCGTTCCTTCTTTGTTTTTCAAAATGAGCTTCTTCGTTGACTTAACGAGTGTGGGAACATTCTTTGCTTTTATTTTGGTTTGTGCGGGGGTTTTATACCTCGATGTCAAAGGATTGAGCAAAGATGCTAAATTCAAGATTCCATACATTAACGCTAAATATTTGTGTGGTATTCTGATGCTCGGAGCTTTGTATTTTACTTATTCACAAGGTAATGTGGTGCAGCATTTAGAAGAAAAACCCTTGCTAATGGTATTTTGGCTAGTTTGGGCTAGCTTATCAGTGATGAGTTTCAAATATAATTTTTCTTTACTCCCAATCTTTGGTATATTAACCAACCTTTACTTAATGACTGAATTAGGCTGGTCTAACTGGCGAATGTTTATCATCTGGATGGTTATTGGTTTAGTAATTTACTTTGCTTATGGCTATAAAAATAGTAAATTAGCAAAAGAGTAA